Proteins encoded in a region of the bacterium genome:
- a CDS encoding NAD(P)/FAD-dependent oxidoreductase, with protein MSERYDVIVIGAGHNGLTTAALLAKTGRRVLVVEARDRIGGLAGGDEFHPGYRHTGLLHDTSAVRPWVVEDLDLDRHGLERSAPANLLIPHVDGPGLVLSDSGAGVEGLEASDAKAVGKYNDLLHRIAPVLRRFLDRPPPDLVETRPGDLLRLGLSGLALRRLGKRDMMEVLRIVSMPVADWLNEYFTSDLLKAALAGPAVYSTTTGPRSPGSNANLLLAAAMASRPIAGGPQALVSALEKAARGHGVEIRTGIAVERILLEDDRASGVELTGGEKITAGAVGASCDPKQVFLDLLPPGFLARGFESDLVNFRSRGTTAKVHLALSGYPDFSARPGRVFGHVRTGESLDELERAFDAVKYRRFSERPVLDIRFPTVETPGLAPEGHHVASILVSFAPFELEVGWTDEARERLYRNVVAVLEDYAPGVEDLVVGRETLTPTDVAEKYRLTQGHLFHGEHALDQLLIRPVPGCARYETPVPGLYLCGSGCHPGGGITCAPGALAARVIR; from the coding sequence ATGAGCGAGCGTTACGACGTCATCGTCATCGGAGCGGGCCACAACGGCCTCACGACTGCAGCACTACTGGCCAAAACGGGCCGGCGAGTGCTGGTCGTCGAAGCCCGCGATCGAATCGGGGGCCTCGCCGGCGGCGACGAGTTCCACCCGGGCTATCGCCATACGGGCTTGCTCCATGACACCTCCGCGGTGCGGCCGTGGGTCGTCGAGGACCTTGACCTCGACAGGCACGGCCTCGAGCGCTCTGCGCCCGCGAATCTCCTGATTCCGCACGTTGACGGCCCCGGACTGGTGCTTTCGGACAGCGGAGCCGGCGTCGAGGGTTTGGAAGCGTCCGACGCCAAAGCCGTCGGCAAGTACAACGATCTCCTCCATCGGATCGCTCCGGTGCTCAGACGATTCCTGGATCGGCCGCCGCCCGATCTGGTCGAGACCCGACCCGGTGACCTTCTCCGGCTCGGCCTCTCCGGACTGGCTCTACGCCGGCTCGGCAAGCGCGACATGATGGAAGTTCTGCGGATCGTTTCGATGCCGGTCGCCGACTGGCTGAACGAGTACTTCACCTCGGACCTGCTCAAGGCCGCCCTCGCCGGCCCGGCGGTCTACTCGACCACCACCGGACCGAGGTCCCCGGGAAGCAACGCCAATCTCCTGCTCGCGGCGGCAATGGCTTCACGCCCGATCGCCGGTGGTCCGCAGGCCCTCGTCTCGGCCCTCGAAAAGGCCGCTCGCGGCCACGGCGTCGAGATCCGAACCGGAATCGCGGTCGAGCGAATCCTGCTGGAAGACGACCGCGCCTCCGGCGTCGAGCTTACGGGCGGTGAGAAGATCACCGCCGGTGCGGTCGGCGCGTCTTGCGATCCGAAGCAGGTCTTTCTCGATCTCTTGCCTCCGGGGTTTCTCGCCCGCGGATTCGAGTCCGACCTTGTGAACTTCCGTTCGCGCGGAACCACTGCCAAGGTGCATCTCGCGCTCTCCGGCTACCCCGACTTCTCGGCGCGCCCGGGCCGAGTCTTTGGGCATGTCCGAACCGGCGAGAGTCTCGACGAGCTCGAGCGCGCCTTCGACGCCGTCAAGTACCGCCGCTTCTCCGAGCGACCGGTCTTGGACATTCGTTTTCCGACTGTGGAGACTCCGGGTCTGGCGCCCGAGGGGCACCATGTGGCGTCCATCCTGGTGAGCTTCGCACCCTTTGAGCTCGAGGTCGGCTGGACCGACGAGGCCCGAGAGCGGCTCTACCGGAACGTCGTCGCAGTGCTCGAGGACTACGCACCCGGGGTCGAGGATCTTGTCGTCGGCCGCGAGACTTTGACGCCCACTGACGTCGCCGAGAAGTACCGGCTCACCCAGGGCCATCTTTTTCACGGCGAGCACGCGCTCGACCAGCTCCTGATCCGGCCCGTGCCCGGGTGCGCCCGCTACGAGACACCGGTTCCCGGCCTCTACTTGTGCGGCTCGGGCTGTCACCCCGGCGGCGGGATCACCTGCGCTCCTGGCGCTCTGGCGGCTCGAGTCATCCGATAG
- a CDS encoding DinB family protein, with protein MPSGQLEILLAAIDQAFDKKSWHGTNLRGALRGVTHAQASWRPAPARHNIWELTLHAAYWKYAVRRRLLGEPRGSFPHKGSDWFPRPQGKSAADWKQDVRLLVETHRSMRNAIAGLRASDLHYVPAGSTVSNLELVSGIAAHDLYHAGQIQLLKRLGAKGAR; from the coding sequence ATGCCTTCCGGACAACTCGAGATTCTCCTTGCGGCGATTGACCAGGCTTTCGACAAGAAGTCGTGGCATGGCACCAACCTGCGCGGGGCGCTGCGAGGAGTGACGCACGCGCAGGCTTCTTGGAGGCCCGCTCCCGCGCGCCACAACATCTGGGAGCTCACCTTGCACGCCGCCTACTGGAAATACGCGGTTCGCAGGCGGCTGCTCGGCGAGCCGCGCGGATCGTTCCCTCACAAGGGCTCCGACTGGTTTCCCAGGCCGCAGGGCAAGTCGGCGGCCGATTGGAAGCAGGACGTCCGGTTGCTCGTCGAGACGCATCGCTCGATGCGGAACGCCATCGCGGGTCTCCGAGCATCGGATTTACACTATGTTCCAGCCGGCAGCACGGTCAGCAATCTGGAGCTGGTCTCGGGAATCGCGGCCCACGATCTCTACCACGCCGGCCAGATCCAGCTGTTGAAGCGCCTCGGCGCCAAGGGAGCGCGCTAG
- a CDS encoding aminomethyl transferase family protein — MPIPSPFHSRTSKLCTSLRWKDWAGYHAVCSYRSCHEPEYFALRHAAGLIDVTPLFKYEVHGPDAASFLAQATVRDITRLGVGRVTYLCWCDDDGKVVDDGTVTRLEEDYFRVTAAEPSLSWFERLTRGHRVAIEDSTQRIGALALQGPNSREILRQVCDADMDALKFFRVVRARVDGVGVFISRTGYTGDLGYEIWVENASSPGSSGSPGSLGSDTPAERVYDAVTDAGRNYGLLPAGLDAMDVTRVEAGFIMNGIDYFSAHHCLTEDRKSSPYELNLGWTVKLDRDPFIGQAALKREKQTGPRRRFVGLDISWTELEEVFAGYGLPPEISSSAWRDGRPVYDRDGRWIGQATSGAWSPTLKKNLALALIEAPLANLGDTVEVELTAEYRRHRVTAAVARPPFFNPPRKRA; from the coding sequence ATGCCCATACCTTCCCCGTTTCATTCGCGCACCTCGAAGCTGTGCACCAGCTTGCGCTGGAAGGACTGGGCCGGGTACCACGCCGTGTGCTCGTACCGATCCTGCCATGAGCCCGAGTATTTCGCCCTGCGCCACGCCGCCGGGCTGATCGATGTGACACCGCTGTTCAAGTACGAGGTTCACGGCCCGGATGCGGCCTCGTTCTTGGCACAAGCCACCGTGCGCGACATCACCCGACTGGGCGTCGGCCGGGTGACCTATCTCTGCTGGTGTGATGACGACGGCAAGGTCGTCGACGACGGCACGGTGACGCGGCTCGAAGAGGACTACTTCCGGGTCACCGCCGCCGAGCCCTCGCTGTCCTGGTTCGAGCGCTTGACACGCGGCCACCGGGTGGCGATCGAGGACAGCACTCAGCGCATCGGCGCGCTGGCCCTCCAGGGACCGAACTCTCGCGAGATTCTGCGTCAGGTTTGCGACGCCGACATGGACGCGCTCAAGTTCTTCCGGGTCGTCCGGGCCCGGGTGGACGGCGTCGGGGTCTTCATCTCACGCACCGGCTACACCGGCGATCTCGGCTACGAGATCTGGGTCGAGAACGCCAGCTCGCCTGGCTCCTCTGGCTCCCCTGGCTCGCTTGGCTCAGATACCCCCGCCGAGCGCGTCTACGACGCCGTGACGGACGCCGGTCGAAACTACGGCCTGCTGCCCGCCGGACTCGACGCCATGGACGTGACCCGAGTCGAGGCCGGTTTCATCATGAACGGTATCGACTACTTCAGCGCCCACCATTGCTTGACGGAAGATCGTAAGTCCTCGCCCTATGAGCTCAACCTCGGTTGGACCGTCAAGCTCGACCGCGATCCGTTCATCGGGCAAGCGGCACTCAAACGTGAGAAGCAAACCGGGCCGAGACGCAGGTTTGTCGGTCTCGACATCAGCTGGACGGAGCTCGAAGAGGTCTTCGCCGGCTATGGTCTGCCACCCGAGATCTCGTCCTCGGCCTGGCGCGACGGCCGGCCGGTCTACGACCGTGACGGCCGCTGGATCGGCCAGGCGACCAGCGGCGCCTGGTCACCGACGCTCAAGAAGAACCTGGCGCTGGCGCTGATCGAGGCGCCGCTTGCCAACCTCGGCGATACCGTCGAAGTCGAGCTCACCGCCGAGTACCGGCGCCACCGAGTGACCGCAGCGGTCGCCAGGCCACCGTTCTTCAATCCACCGAGGAAGAGAGCTTGA
- a CDS encoding 3-hydroxyacyl-CoA dehydrogenase family protein codes for MGSQIAMLGALAGIETRLHDISQNQLDSAVATNRKHIQRRVDKGKLTSEELESAFGRLTTSADLEIAAKGADFVIEAVVERLDLKREIFAELDRLCPPHAILTTNSSYLMSSEIADVTARPDKVCNMHFFFPPLVMRLVEVVRGTETSDETLDMVTSLARRMGKQAVLLHKEMPGFLVNRILRAISNEAYFLLENGVASFEDIDNACRLGLNHPLGPFQLADFSGLDIGYNARMEIFNRTGREEDAPAPSLKRRVERGDLGRKTGRGFYDYSTDPPTPTED; via the coding sequence ATGGGCTCCCAGATCGCCATGCTCGGAGCTCTCGCGGGCATCGAGACGCGGCTTCACGATATCTCCCAGAATCAGCTGGACTCGGCGGTCGCGACCAACCGCAAGCACATCCAGCGGCGCGTCGACAAAGGCAAACTGACCTCCGAAGAGCTCGAATCCGCCTTCGGCCGCCTGACGACGAGCGCGGATCTCGAGATCGCCGCCAAGGGCGCCGATTTCGTGATCGAGGCCGTGGTCGAGCGCCTCGACCTCAAGCGCGAGATCTTTGCCGAGCTCGACCGCCTGTGCCCACCTCACGCGATCCTCACGACGAACAGCTCGTACCTGATGAGCTCGGAGATCGCCGATGTGACAGCGCGGCCCGACAAGGTCTGCAACATGCACTTCTTCTTCCCGCCGTTGGTGATGCGCCTGGTCGAAGTGGTGCGCGGTACAGAGACCTCAGACGAAACGCTCGACATGGTCACCAGCCTGGCCCGGCGAATGGGCAAGCAGGCCGTGCTGCTGCACAAGGAGATGCCGGGCTTCCTGGTCAATCGGATCCTCCGGGCAATCTCGAACGAAGCCTACTTCCTGCTCGAGAACGGAGTCGCCTCGTTCGAGGACATCGACAACGCCTGTCGCCTGGGCTTGAACCACCCACTGGGCCCGTTTCAGCTCGCCGACTTCTCCGGGCTCGACATCGGCTACAACGCTCGCATGGAGATCTTCAACCGCACCGGACGCGAAGAAGACGCTCCAGCGCCTTCTCTCAAACGTCGGGTCGAGCGCGGCGATCTGGGCCGAAAAACCGGCCGCGGCTTCTACGACTACTCGACCGACCCGCCGACGCCGACCGAAGACTAG
- a CDS encoding acyltransferase, producing MADSSNRSGAWDRALAMADRTPPARNRYADFLRAASIGVVVMGHWLMAAPYVSNGKAELGHILDLSPWSHWLTWALQVMPIFFIVGGFSNSISWQKAQERGKTYADWLSSRLRRLVKPVLPLLVAWALLGAGAQLLGVAPQTLRVGSQVALVPTWFLSVYLMVILAVPWTHRLWRGLGMGSFAVLAAAAVALDVGAFGAGFTWLRWLNYAFVWAAVHQLGYAWRAGRLAGWRAPALGAGGLAALFGLVHLGPYPISMVGVPGEEISNSLPPTIALLALGMFQGGLLLFVEAPARRWLEGRRAWATTVLVNANIMTLFLWHSTVLVLVIGALVALGGPGFGIEPATGVWWWSRTLWVAALAVLLLPFMAVFGRFERPRRSADKGEASGSAPSSWRLLLGSVLFCLGIALLALEGVGGGELGVRVGVLAMPFAGAVIGGVGRKS from the coding sequence ATGGCCGACTCCTCGAACCGTTCGGGCGCCTGGGATCGAGCCCTCGCCATGGCCGATCGGACGCCTCCGGCACGGAACCGCTACGCGGATTTCTTGCGCGCGGCGTCGATCGGCGTCGTGGTCATGGGGCACTGGCTGATGGCGGCGCCTTATGTGAGCAACGGCAAAGCGGAGCTCGGTCACATACTCGATCTCTCGCCCTGGAGTCACTGGCTGACCTGGGCACTTCAGGTCATGCCGATTTTCTTCATCGTCGGCGGGTTCTCGAACTCGATCTCCTGGCAGAAGGCCCAGGAAAGGGGCAAGACCTACGCCGACTGGCTGAGCTCGCGCCTTCGACGCCTGGTCAAGCCCGTGCTGCCACTGCTTGTCGCCTGGGCGCTTCTGGGCGCCGGAGCGCAGCTGCTCGGGGTCGCGCCGCAGACCCTACGAGTCGGCTCGCAAGTCGCGCTGGTGCCAACCTGGTTTCTGTCGGTCTACCTGATGGTGATTCTGGCCGTGCCCTGGACCCATCGGCTCTGGCGAGGTCTGGGTATGGGCTCGTTCGCGGTCCTGGCGGCCGCGGCCGTGGCGCTCGACGTCGGCGCTTTCGGAGCCGGATTCACCTGGCTGCGCTGGCTGAACTATGCCTTCGTCTGGGCCGCGGTTCACCAGCTGGGCTACGCCTGGCGCGCGGGCCGACTCGCCGGCTGGCGAGCGCCTGCGCTCGGGGCCGGCGGCTTGGCGGCGCTCTTCGGCCTGGTTCACCTGGGGCCGTATCCGATCAGCATGGTCGGGGTTCCGGGTGAGGAGATCTCGAACAGCCTGCCGCCGACCATCGCACTGCTGGCGCTCGGCATGTTCCAGGGCGGGCTTCTGCTGTTCGTCGAAGCTCCCGCGCGTCGCTGGCTCGAAGGCCGGCGCGCGTGGGCGACCACGGTACTGGTCAACGCCAACATCATGACCCTCTTCCTGTGGCACTCCACCGTGCTGGTCCTCGTGATCGGCGCCCTGGTGGCACTGGGCGGACCGGGTTTTGGAATCGAGCCGGCAACCGGGGTCTGGTGGTGGTCGCGCACTCTCTGGGTCGCAGCGCTGGCGGTTCTACTGCTGCCCTTCATGGCTGTCTTTGGCCGCTTCGAGCGACCCCGAAGATCGGCAGATAAAGGGGAAGCCAGCGGCTCGGCTCCTTCCTCCTGGCGGCTGCTGCTGGGCTCGGTACTGTTCTGCCTCGGGATCGCGCTGCTGGCGCTCGAGGGGGTGGGTGGTGGAGAATTAGGGGTACGGGTCGGCGTTCTGGCAATGCCCTTCGCCGGCGCGGTCATCGGCGGTGTCGGCAGGAAGTCCTGA
- a CDS encoding NAD(P)/FAD-dependent oxidoreductase yields MHRGRELERVTARQASGRYDAVVIGGGHNGLVCAAYLAKAGQKVLVLEKRHVLGGAAVTEELHPGFQFSVCSYVVSLFRPSIIRDLDLASHGLEIIPLETAFTPRVGDRGLCRWSDPGRTRHEISRFSPRDAEIYPEFSLTMTRRARFVRNIIDSPAPDPTSWNPAELFRLLKLGRELQRGGADNVNMNLKLLTMSAVDFLDRWFESEVLKAPMSVSGIIGTFLGVRSPGTAYVLLHHYMGEIDGAFRSWGYSKGGTGGVSLACARAAESFGAEIRSEGGVEQVRVKNGRATGVVLANGDELEAKTVISSCDPRLTFFGLVGRNHLDGEFVEQIERYKLRGSSGKVNLAVDRLPSFHGREGTEFLRGDIAIAPGIDYLERAYDQAKYGEFSERPYINVVIPSIMDPSVAPPGKHVISMFVQYAPYEIKEGPENWPSKREAFGDAVVDTLAEYCPGLKESILYRQVLTPWDMEQEFGLSEGNIFQGELSLEQLLFQRPAAGWAHYKTPIKDLWMCGSAAHPGGGLMGAPGQLAAFSILGSGR; encoded by the coding sequence ATCCACCGAGGAAGAGAGCTTGAAAGAGTGACCGCGAGGCAGGCCAGCGGCCGCTACGACGCCGTCGTCATCGGCGGCGGGCACAACGGCCTGGTATGCGCGGCCTACCTGGCCAAGGCCGGGCAAAAGGTCCTGGTGCTCGAGAAACGCCACGTTCTCGGCGGTGCGGCGGTGACCGAGGAGCTCCATCCGGGCTTTCAGTTCTCGGTCTGCTCGTACGTGGTCAGCTTGTTTCGGCCTTCGATCATCCGCGACCTCGACCTCGCGAGCCATGGCCTGGAGATCATCCCGCTCGAGACCGCATTTACGCCCAGGGTCGGCGATCGTGGGCTTTGCCGCTGGAGCGATCCCGGCAGGACTCGACACGAGATCTCGCGTTTCAGTCCACGCGACGCCGAGATCTATCCCGAGTTCAGCCTGACCATGACCAGGAGGGCCCGGTTCGTACGCAACATCATCGATTCCCCCGCGCCCGACCCGACCTCCTGGAATCCAGCCGAGCTTTTCCGGCTCTTGAAGCTGGGTCGCGAGCTTCAGCGCGGCGGCGCCGACAACGTCAACATGAACTTGAAGCTCTTGACCATGAGCGCGGTCGATTTTCTTGACCGGTGGTTCGAGTCCGAAGTCCTCAAAGCCCCGATGTCGGTGAGCGGCATCATCGGAACGTTCCTCGGCGTTCGCTCACCGGGCACCGCCTATGTTCTCTTGCACCACTACATGGGCGAGATCGACGGTGCCTTCCGATCCTGGGGCTACTCGAAGGGCGGCACCGGCGGCGTGAGTCTCGCCTGCGCTCGCGCCGCCGAGAGCTTCGGCGCCGAGATCCGATCCGAAGGCGGCGTCGAGCAGGTACGGGTCAAGAACGGCCGCGCCACCGGCGTCGTCCTGGCCAACGGCGACGAGCTCGAGGCCAAGACCGTCATCTCCAGCTGCGACCCGAGACTGACCTTTTTCGGTCTCGTCGGCCGGAACCACCTCGACGGCGAGTTCGTCGAGCAGATCGAGCGCTACAAGCTGCGCGGCTCTTCGGGCAAAGTCAACCTGGCGGTAGATCGTCTGCCGAGCTTCCACGGTCGCGAGGGCACCGAGTTCCTGCGCGGCGACATCGCCATCGCTCCCGGCATCGACTATCTCGAACGCGCCTACGACCAGGCCAAGTACGGGGAGTTCTCCGAACGCCCCTACATCAATGTGGTCATCCCGTCGATCATGGATCCGAGCGTCGCGCCGCCGGGCAAGCACGTGATCTCGATGTTCGTCCAGTACGCGCCCTACGAGATCAAGGAAGGCCCGGAGAACTGGCCTTCGAAACGCGAGGCCTTCGGCGACGCGGTCGTCGACACTCTGGCCGAGTACTGCCCGGGATTGAAGGAATCGATCCTCTACCGGCAGGTGCTGACGCCATGGGATATGGAGCAAGAGTTCGGCCTGAGCGAGGGCAACATCTTCCAGGGCGAGCTGAGCCTCGAGCAGCTTCTCTTCCAGCGCCCGGCCGCGGGCTGGGCCCACTACAAGACCCCGATCAAGGATCTCTGGATGTGCGGCTCGGCGGCGCATCCCGGGGGCGGACTCATGGGCGCACCCGGTCAGCTCGCCGCTTTCTCGATCCTCGGCTCCGGAAGGTAG
- a CDS encoding phosphate ABC transporter substrate-binding protein, with amino-acid sequence MKKALAGGCLVAAALTLAGCGGGGERASRTVLQNKGSDTLVNVAQAWAENYKEVNPNIAIAVTGGGSGTGISAMINGTVDIANASRKMKTKELEMARSNGIEPVEHTVGFDALAIFVHPDNPVDEFNLEQLADIYGEGGTTKTWDQLGVEVPGCSSGEIIRVSRQNNSGTYVYFKEAVLGKQRDYELGSHDMHGSKDVVDLVENTPCAIGYSGLAYATEHVKMPCVSTDAEGGCVSPSVDTAIDGTYTIARPLFMYTAGQPEGAVKEYLDWILSQEGQCIILDKGYAPVFSVSCG; translated from the coding sequence ATGAAGAAAGCTCTAGCGGGCGGCTGCCTCGTCGCGGCAGCGCTCACCCTGGCCGGCTGTGGTGGCGGCGGCGAGCGCGCCTCGAGAACCGTGCTCCAGAACAAGGGCTCGGACACCCTGGTCAACGTGGCCCAGGCCTGGGCCGAGAACTACAAGGAGGTCAATCCGAACATCGCCATCGCGGTCACCGGCGGCGGCTCCGGCACCGGCATCTCGGCGATGATCAACGGCACCGTGGACATCGCCAACGCCAGTCGCAAGATGAAGACCAAGGAGCTTGAGATGGCCCGGAGTAACGGCATCGAGCCGGTCGAGCACACGGTTGGCTTCGACGCCCTGGCGATCTTCGTCCATCCCGACAATCCGGTCGACGAATTCAATCTCGAGCAACTGGCCGACATCTACGGCGAGGGCGGCACCACCAAGACCTGGGATCAGCTCGGCGTCGAGGTACCGGGCTGCTCGAGCGGCGAGATCATCCGCGTCAGCCGCCAGAACAACTCGGGCACCTACGTCTACTTCAAGGAGGCCGTGCTCGGGAAGCAACGTGACTACGAGCTCGGCTCGCACGACATGCACGGCTCGAAGGACGTCGTCGACCTGGTCGAGAACACCCCCTGCGCGATCGGCTACAGCGGCCTCGCCTACGCCACCGAGCACGTCAAGATGCCATGCGTTTCCACGGATGCTGAAGGAGGGTGTGTCAGTCCCTCGGTCGATACGGCAATCGACGGCACCTACACGATCGCGCGGCCATTGTTCATGTACACGGCCGGACAGCCCGAGGGAGCGGTCAAGGAATACCTGGACTGGATCCTCTCCCAGGAAGGGCAGTGCATCATTTTGGACAAGGGCTACGCGCCGGTCTTTTCGGTAAGCTGCGGGTAG
- a CDS encoding efflux RND transporter periplasmic adaptor subunit, producing MPIFFERLRQASSLTVLLALLALAFAGSTACSRAENSSSDSDATEHSGTDRTGDDESDKKAKKGKKSDDEDEDDEDKEEAVPIEVVDLARGRIETVLRFSTNLEAESAVKVVSQASRQLPVVQLLVEEGADVRKGQVLLRLQNDELRTALERTRGQLAKAEREYDRQTNLHEQQLISEQAYTQATYELEQLQLALKDARRELGYTEVRAPISGTVTERHVSVGNQVAPGQVLFDIVDFDSIVARVYVPEKELWRIRPELEARILAEAARGAERRGSVDRIAPRVDPKSGTIKVTVAIPRSEALLPGMYVSVELVTDVNEDAVLVPKKALIYDADQIFIFRLVKAEEDGEQVDRVERLLVEAQLEDRDNIEAGEALAEGDRIVIAGQAGLKNGSLVRLVGADLESESSEGEPADEIETAEKSE from the coding sequence ATGCCTATATTTTTCGAGCGGTTGCGTCAGGCGTCTTCGCTCACCGTGCTGCTGGCGCTCCTGGCGCTTGCTTTTGCCGGGAGCACGGCCTGCTCGCGCGCCGAGAATTCCTCCAGCGACTCCGACGCCACCGAGCACTCGGGCACGGACAGGACGGGCGACGACGAGAGCGACAAGAAGGCCAAGAAGGGCAAGAAGAGCGACGACGAGGACGAGGACGACGAGGACAAGGAAGAGGCCGTTCCGATCGAAGTTGTCGACCTGGCCCGTGGCCGGATCGAGACCGTTCTGCGTTTCTCGACCAACCTCGAGGCCGAGAGCGCGGTCAAGGTGGTCTCCCAAGCCTCCCGGCAGCTTCCGGTCGTTCAGCTTCTGGTCGAGGAGGGCGCTGACGTTCGCAAGGGGCAAGTGCTGCTGCGCCTTCAGAACGACGAGCTCCGAACGGCTCTCGAGCGCACCCGCGGCCAGCTCGCCAAGGCCGAGCGCGAGTACGATCGTCAAACCAATCTCCACGAACAACAGCTGATCAGCGAGCAGGCCTACACCCAGGCCACCTACGAGCTGGAGCAGCTCCAGTTGGCGTTGAAGGACGCCCGGCGCGAGCTCGGCTACACCGAGGTTCGAGCCCCGATCAGCGGCACGGTGACCGAGCGCCACGTCAGCGTCGGAAACCAGGTGGCGCCGGGGCAGGTGCTGTTCGATATCGTCGATTTTGATTCGATCGTGGCGCGGGTCTACGTACCCGAGAAAGAGCTCTGGCGGATCCGGCCCGAGCTGGAAGCGCGGATTCTCGCGGAGGCCGCGCGCGGAGCCGAGCGCCGCGGATCGGTTGACCGCATCGCCCCACGCGTCGATCCGAAGAGCGGCACGATCAAGGTGACGGTCGCCATCCCGAGAAGCGAGGCACTTCTGCCCGGGATGTACGTCTCGGTAGAGCTGGTCACCGACGTCAACGAAGACGCGGTGCTGGTGCCGAAGAAGGCGCTCATCTACGACGCCGATCAGATCTTCATCTTCCGCCTGGTGAAGGCGGAGGAAGACGGGGAACAGGTAGACCGGGTCGAGCGGTTGCTGGTGGAGGCGCAACTCGAGGACCGCGACAACATCGAAGCGGGTGAGGCGCTGGCGGAAGGCGATCGCATCGTCATCGCCGGCCAGGCGGGACTGAAGAACGGCTCGCTGGTGCGCTTGGTGGGGGCGGATCTCGAGTCGGAGAGCTCGGAAGGAGAGCCCGCCGACGAGATCGAAACGGCCGAAAAGAGTGAGTAG